In the Mus pahari chromosome 19, PAHARI_EIJ_v1.1, whole genome shotgun sequence genome, one interval contains:
- the Rab8a gene encoding ras-related protein Rab-8A — protein sequence MAKTYDYLFKLLLIGDSGVGKTCVLFRFSEDAFNSTFISTIGIDFKIRTIELDGKRIKLQIWDTAGQERFRTITTAYYRGAMGIMLVYDITNEKSFDNIRNWIRNIEEHASADVEKMILGNKCDVNDKRQVSKERGEKLALDYGIKFMETSAKANINVENAFFTLARDIKAKMDKKLEGNSPQGSSHGVKITVEQQKRTSFFRCSLL from the exons ATGGCGAAGACCTACGATTACCTGTTCAAGCTGCTGCTGATCGGGGACTCGGGGGTAGGGAAGACCTGTGTCCTGTTCCGCTTCTCCGAGGACGCCTTCAACTCCACATTCATCTCCACCATAG gaaTTGACTTTAAAATTAGGACCATAGAGCTCGATGGCAAGAGGATTAAACTGCAGATATG GGACACGGCCGGCCAGGAGCGATTTCGAACAATCACCACAGCCTACTACAGGGGTGCCATG gGTATCATGCTGGTCTACGACATTACCAATGAGAAGTCCTTTGACAACATCCGGAATTGGATTCGGAACATTGAAGAG CATGCCTCTGCAGACGTGGAGAAGATGATACTTGGGAATAAGTGTGATGTGAATGACAAGAGACAGGTGTCCAAGGAACGGGGAGAAAAG CTGGCACTCGACTATGGGATCAAGTTCATGGAGACCAGTGCGAAGGCCAACATCAATGTGGAGAAC GCATTTTTCACTCTTGCCAGGGACATCAAAGCAAAAATGGACAAAAAATTG GAAGGGAACAGTCCCCAGGGGAGCAGCCATGGAGTCAAGATCACAGTGGAACAGCAGAAGAGGACCAGCTTCTTCCGGTGCAGTCTCCTGTGA